In one window of Hymenobacter nivis DNA:
- a CDS encoding succinylglutamate desuccinylase/aspartoacylase family protein has translation MPPLDPIYLNDLTIMPGERVLTRLVISRLPSGTLIDVPVHVLRSAVPGPVLLLMGGMHGDEVNGIETIRRMLRRDLLRPTCGTIIAIPIFNIYGFLNFSREVPDGKDVNRSFPGSPRGSLASRVAHRFMREIMPLIDYGIDFHTGGAARANHPQVRCELEVDPVTDALAAAFGAPFTLHAALRPGSLREAAHRLSKRIIVYETGESLRIDDAGVEVAVAGTLRVLHHLGMGAAAPPPAQAGVVCRRHTWLRARFAGLWRSLVQNGDFVQKGQVYGSVADPYGERTVRLESPVSGFVVGLNYMPIVNQGDALVHIGLPA, from the coding sequence ATGCCCCCGCTCGATCCCATCTACCTCAACGACCTCACCATCATGCCCGGCGAGCGGGTGCTGACGCGGCTGGTGATTTCGCGCCTGCCCTCGGGCACCCTCATCGACGTGCCGGTGCACGTGCTGCGCTCGGCCGTGCCGGGCCCCGTGCTGCTGCTGATGGGCGGCATGCACGGCGACGAGGTGAACGGCATCGAAACCATCCGGCGTATGCTGCGGCGCGACTTGCTGCGCCCCACCTGCGGCACCATCATCGCCATCCCCATTTTCAACATCTACGGGTTCCTGAATTTTAGCCGCGAAGTGCCCGACGGCAAGGACGTGAACCGCTCGTTTCCGGGCTCGCCGCGCGGCTCGCTGGCCAGCCGGGTGGCCCACCGCTTCATGCGCGAAATCATGCCCCTCATCGACTACGGCATTGATTTCCATACCGGCGGCGCGGCCCGGGCCAACCACCCGCAAGTGCGCTGCGAGCTGGAAGTTGATCCGGTAACCGACGCGCTGGCCGCCGCCTTCGGGGCCCCGTTCACGCTGCACGCGGCCCTGCGGCCGGGCTCGCTGCGCGAGGCAGCGCACCGCCTAAGCAAGCGCATTATCGTGTACGAAACCGGCGAGAGCCTGCGCATCGACGACGCTGGGGTGGAAGTGGCCGTGGCCGGCACTCTGCGCGTGCTGCACCACTTGGGCATGGGCGCCGCCGCGCCGCCGCCCGCGCAGGCCGGCGTGGTGTGCCGCCGCCACACCTGGCTGCGGGCGCGGTTTGCGGGCCTGTGGCGCTCGCTGGTGCAAAACGGCGACTTCGTGCAAAAAGGCCAGGTGTACGGCTCCGTGGCCGACCCCTACGGCGAGCGCACCGTGCGGCTCGAATCGCCGGTGAGCGGCTTCGTGGTGGGCCTCAACTACATGCCCATCGTGAACCAAGGCGATGCCCTGGTTCACATTGGCTTGCCGGCGTGA
- a CDS encoding ATP-dependent zinc protease family protein yields the protein MKTRPAKRTLGRRELVDFPAFALLGVEAKVDTGAYTSALHCTGVHEAPGPAGAPVLRGRLHDPDHPGSDGRALEFAEFTRRGIRSSNGEVQERYVIEAVVRLYGKDFWVEFSLSDRSDMKYPVLLGRSLLRQGRFVVDVARRNLSHKAAVRAAARRAAT from the coding sequence ATGAAAACCCGCCCCGCCAAGCGCACCCTGGGCCGGCGCGAGCTGGTTGATTTCCCAGCCTTTGCCCTGCTCGGCGTGGAAGCCAAGGTGGACACCGGCGCCTATACCAGCGCTCTGCATTGCACCGGCGTGCACGAGGCCCCGGGCCCCGCCGGGGCCCCCGTGCTGCGCGGCCGCCTGCACGACCCCGACCACCCCGGCTCCGACGGCCGGGCCCTGGAATTTGCCGAGTTCACGCGGCGCGGCATCCGCTCGTCCAACGGTGAGGTGCAGGAGCGCTACGTCATCGAGGCCGTAGTGCGGCTTTATGGCAAGGATTTTTGGGTGGAATTTTCGCTCTCCGACCGCTCCGACATGAAGTACCCAGTATTGCTGGGTCGCAGCCTGTTGCGCCAGGGCCGCTTCGTAGTCGACGTGGCCCGGCGTAACCTTTCGCACAAAGCGGCCGTTCGAGCGGCTGCCCGCCGGGCGGCGACATAG
- a CDS encoding 2TM domain-containing protein: MELQARDPYLWQKAKARTKFQSHLLIYGLVNGSLWLLWALTPQGSELLPWPIWTTAFWGFGLLTQGLAVYAGHSRSKRTQREYDRLLRDQQGSY, translated from the coding sequence ATGGAACTCCAAGCCCGCGACCCCTACCTGTGGCAGAAAGCCAAGGCCCGTACCAAATTTCAATCGCACCTGCTCATCTACGGCCTTGTGAACGGCAGCTTGTGGCTGCTGTGGGCCCTCACGCCCCAGGGCAGCGAGCTGCTGCCCTGGCCCATCTGGACGACGGCTTTCTGGGGCTTCGGGCTCCTGACGCAGGGCCTGGCCGTCTACGCCGGCCACAGCCGCTCCAAGCGCACCCAGCGCGAGTACGACCGCCTACTGCGCGACCAGCAAGGCTCTTATTGA
- the rimK gene encoding 30S ribosomal protein S6--L-glutamate ligase → MKLAILSREPKSYSTQRLVAAAIARGHDAVVVDHLQCNLVLEKGHPGIIYQGEPLAHFDAIVPRIGASVTFYGTAVVRQFEMMKVRTAVDSQAIVRSRDKLRSMQILSRAGLGMPKTAFTNFSQDVPAMIEQVGGAPVIIKLLEGTQGLGVVLAESVKAAQSVIEAFHNLKARIIVQEFIAESKGADLRAFVVDGEVVGAMKRQGKEGEFRSNLHRGGTGILMKLSRAEKAAALLAAKALGLGIAGVDMLQSKRGPLVLEVNSSPGLEGIEKATQLDIAGRIIDYTAALAAKKRSKGKAKKATDVHPDVPAA, encoded by the coding sequence ATGAAACTGGCCATTCTATCGCGGGAACCCAAATCGTACTCGACCCAGCGCCTGGTGGCCGCCGCCATTGCCCGCGGCCACGACGCCGTGGTCGTCGACCATCTTCAGTGCAACCTGGTGCTGGAGAAAGGCCACCCCGGCATCATTTACCAGGGCGAGCCGCTAGCGCATTTCGACGCCATCGTGCCGCGCATTGGGGCCTCGGTCACGTTCTACGGCACAGCCGTGGTGCGGCAGTTCGAGATGATGAAGGTGCGCACCGCCGTGGATAGCCAGGCCATTGTACGCTCGCGCGATAAGCTGCGCTCGATGCAGATTTTGAGCCGCGCCGGCCTGGGCATGCCCAAAACGGCGTTCACCAACTTCTCGCAGGACGTGCCCGCCATGATCGAGCAAGTGGGCGGGGCCCCCGTCATCATCAAGCTGCTCGAAGGTACCCAGGGCCTGGGCGTGGTGCTGGCCGAGAGCGTGAAAGCCGCCCAATCCGTTATTGAAGCCTTCCATAACCTCAAGGCGCGCATCATTGTGCAGGAGTTCATTGCCGAGAGCAAAGGCGCTGACCTGCGGGCCTTTGTAGTAGACGGCGAAGTGGTGGGGGCCATGAAGCGCCAGGGCAAGGAGGGCGAGTTCCGCTCGAACCTGCACCGCGGCGGCACCGGCATCCTGATGAAGCTGAGCCGCGCCGAAAAGGCCGCCGCCCTGTTGGCCGCCAAGGCCCTGGGCCTGGGTATTGCCGGCGTCGACATGCTGCAAAGCAAGCGGGGGCCCCTGGTGCTCGAAGTGAACTCTTCGCCCGGCCTGGAGGGCATCGAGAAGGCCACGCAGCTTGATATTGCCGGCCGCATCATCGACTACACGGCCGCGCTGGCGGCCAAAAAACGGAGCAAGGGCAAGGCTAAAAAGGCCACCGACGTCCATCCCGACGTCCCCGCCGCCTAG
- a CDS encoding OmpH family outer membrane protein: MKNPLQLAFNAVLLVAVAVLYFLHFRQPAAPAVAVAPAAAETAAAPADTTALAEQPVTPPTVPAAEAAANADQIAYIESAKLLDGYQGMKDARRSFEVKAKGWERQNQVLVTNFRTAVEAYQKQAPSLTPEQRAAAEQKLQAQQQQSGEQQQKLQALAQEEEGKLTQRVLGSVNKKVEAYGKAHGYKLILVASPSGTIAYGRKDLDLTTPVLAYLNQTYKK, translated from the coding sequence ATGAAAAACCCGCTCCAACTGGCGTTTAACGCCGTGCTGCTCGTGGCCGTGGCTGTGCTGTACTTCCTGCACTTCCGCCAGCCCGCCGCCCCGGCCGTGGCCGTCGCGCCCGCCGCCGCCGAAACTGCCGCCGCCCCGGCCGACACCACCGCCCTGGCCGAGCAGCCCGTGACGCCGCCCACCGTGCCCGCCGCCGAAGCCGCCGCTAACGCCGATCAGATTGCCTACATCGAGTCGGCCAAGCTGCTCGACGGCTACCAGGGCATGAAGGACGCCCGCCGCTCGTTTGAGGTGAAGGCTAAGGGCTGGGAGCGCCAGAACCAGGTGCTGGTCACTAACTTCCGCACCGCTGTGGAGGCCTACCAGAAGCAGGCCCCCAGCCTCACGCCCGAGCAACGCGCCGCCGCCGAGCAGAAGCTACAAGCCCAGCAGCAGCAGTCGGGCGAGCAGCAGCAGAAGCTGCAAGCCCTGGCCCAGGAAGAAGAAGGCAAGCTCACGCAGCGCGTGCTGGGCAGCGTCAACAAAAAAGTGGAGGCCTATGGCAAAGCCCACGGCTACAAGCTCATCCTGGTGGCCTCTCCCAGCGGTACCATCGCCTACGGCCGCAAAGACCTCGACCTCACCACGCCCGTGCTCGCCTACCTCAACCAGACGTACAAGAAGTAA
- a CDS encoding response regulator: MSSPLNHIVLVDDNETTSFLNNRLLGRLAVAEQVTTYTRADEAFAKLWADGAPAPDLVFVDLKMPGVSGFEFLKMYSKLPEPVQNKTVLAVLTTSMHQADTARVAEYPNVEYLTKPLTGEKMQKLLDKRFQQA; the protein is encoded by the coding sequence ATGTCCAGCCCTCTAAACCACATCGTACTAGTGGACGATAACGAAACCACCAGTTTCCTGAACAACCGCCTGCTGGGGCGGCTGGCCGTGGCCGAGCAGGTGACGACTTACACCCGCGCCGACGAGGCCTTTGCCAAGCTGTGGGCCGACGGGGCCCCGGCACCCGACTTGGTATTTGTGGACTTGAAAATGCCCGGCGTGTCGGGCTTCGAGTTCCTGAAAATGTACAGCAAGCTGCCCGAGCCCGTGCAGAACAAAACGGTGCTGGCCGTGCTCACCACCTCCATGCACCAGGCCGATACCGCCCGCGTGGCCGAGTACCCCAACGTGGAATACCTCACCAAACCCCTGACCGGGGAGAAGATGCAAAAGCTACTGGACAAACGTTTCCAGCAAGCCTAA
- the ade gene encoding adenine deaminase — MSADFSLLANVVDVFARTVRPATIQVAGGRIAAVVPTGAPGPDAALPYALPGFVDAHVHVESSLLVPSEFARLAVAHGTVATVSDPHEIGNVLGVAGVQYMLDNAAASPFKFCFGAPSCVPATPFETAGAEITAADIARLFENPKIGYLAEMMNWPGVLNRDPGVMEKITLAQTAGRPVDGHAPGLRGPDAAQYASAGIATDHECFTAAEARDKLAVGMKILIREGSAARNFDALIELLPEHFPHLMFCSDDKHPDTLVLGHIDQLVRRALALGNNVFDVLQVACVNPVQHYKLPVGLLRVGDPADFIVVDNLTDFRVQKTYLDGQLVAENGQSLLPAAPIAAANNFHAQPVQAADFRVPAPAARAPTLRVIECFDGQLVTARLDLPALIENGEIVADPARDVLKLAVVNRYQAHVPPAMAFIKGFGLAGGALASSVGHDSHNITAVGCDDASLARAVNLVIGARGGLAAVGPGGEELLLPLPVAGLMSDQPGADVAAAYAALDAFAKRLGSPLGAPFMTLSFMALLVIPSLKLSDKGLFDGEAFRFVDAVA; from the coding sequence ATGTCCGCTGATTTTTCTTTGCTCGCCAACGTCGTCGACGTGTTTGCCCGCACCGTGCGCCCCGCCACCATTCAGGTGGCCGGCGGGCGCATTGCCGCCGTGGTGCCCACCGGGGCCCCGGGCCCCGACGCGGCCCTGCCCTACGCCCTGCCCGGCTTCGTGGATGCGCACGTGCACGTGGAAAGCTCCCTGCTGGTACCCAGCGAGTTTGCGCGCCTGGCGGTGGCCCACGGCACCGTCGCCACCGTGTCCGATCCCCACGAAATCGGCAACGTGCTGGGGGTGGCCGGCGTGCAGTACATGCTGGACAACGCAGCCGCGTCGCCGTTCAAGTTTTGCTTTGGGGCCCCCAGCTGCGTACCGGCCACGCCGTTCGAAACGGCAGGGGCCGAAATCACGGCGGCCGACATTGCCCGGCTGTTCGAGAACCCGAAAATCGGTTACTTAGCCGAGATGATGAACTGGCCCGGCGTACTCAACCGCGACCCCGGCGTGATGGAGAAAATTACCCTGGCCCAGACAGCCGGCCGGCCCGTGGATGGCCATGCACCCGGCCTGCGCGGCCCTGACGCCGCCCAGTACGCCAGCGCCGGCATCGCCACCGACCACGAGTGCTTCACCGCCGCCGAGGCCCGCGACAAGCTGGCTGTGGGCATGAAAATCCTGATCCGCGAGGGCTCAGCGGCCCGCAACTTCGACGCCCTCATCGAGTTGCTGCCCGAGCACTTCCCGCACCTCATGTTCTGCTCCGACGACAAGCACCCCGACACGCTCGTGCTCGGCCACATCGACCAGCTAGTACGCCGGGCCTTAGCCCTGGGCAACAACGTGTTCGACGTGCTGCAAGTGGCCTGCGTGAACCCCGTGCAACATTACAAATTACCCGTGGGCCTGCTGCGCGTGGGCGACCCGGCCGACTTCATCGTGGTCGACAACTTGACCGATTTCCGGGTGCAAAAGACATACCTCGACGGCCAACTGGTGGCCGAAAATGGCCAGTCCCTACTGCCCGCAGCGCCCATTGCGGCAGCCAATAACTTCCACGCCCAGCCTGTGCAGGCGGCTGATTTTCGGGTGCCCGCGCCGGCCGCCAGGGCCCCCACGCTGCGCGTTATCGAGTGCTTCGATGGGCAGCTCGTCACGGCCCGGCTCGACTTGCCGGCGCTGATAGAAAACGGCGAAATTGTGGCCGACCCGGCGCGTGACGTGCTCAAGCTGGCCGTGGTGAACCGCTACCAGGCGCACGTGCCGCCAGCCATGGCCTTCATCAAAGGCTTCGGGCTGGCGGGCGGGGCCCTGGCCAGCAGCGTGGGCCACGACTCGCACAACATCACGGCCGTGGGCTGCGACGACGCCAGCTTGGCACGGGCCGTCAACCTCGTCATTGGGGCCCGGGGCGGGCTGGCGGCGGTGGGCCCCGGCGGCGAAGAGCTGCTGCTGCCGCTGCCTGTGGCCGGCCTCATGTCGGACCAGCCGGGAGCTGATGTAGCGGCCGCCTACGCCGCCCTCGACGCCTTCGCCAAGCGGCTGGGCTCGCCGCTGGGGGCCCCGTTCATGACGCTTTCCTTCATGGCCCTGCTCGTCATTCCCAGCCTGAAGCTGAGCGACAAGGGCTTGTTCGACGGCGAAGCGTTCCGGTTCGTCGACGCCGTAGCCTGA
- the cmk gene encoding (d)CMP kinase, whose product MKQLVIAIDGYSSCGKSTTAKAVAHLLHYAYVDTGAMYRGVTLHLLEHGIAFDDLPAVEQVLKDLTISFRRHPQTGRNELFLDGANREDDIRQMRISNSVSEVSVIPQVRHALVAQQQRMGRKRGVVMDGRDIGTTVFPDAEVKVFMTADMELRARRRQMELADKDEHVPLADIIDNLRKRDHIDSTRAESPLRRATDAVLLDTTHITISEQVDFVIDQVFSALFAASRG is encoded by the coding sequence ATGAAACAGCTCGTCATCGCCATTGATGGTTACTCCTCGTGCGGCAAAAGCACCACCGCCAAAGCGGTGGCCCACCTGCTGCACTACGCCTACGTCGACACCGGCGCCATGTACCGGGGCGTCACGCTCCACCTACTGGAGCACGGCATTGCTTTCGACGACCTGCCCGCCGTGGAGCAGGTACTCAAAGACCTCACCATCAGCTTCCGGCGCCACCCCCAGACGGGGCGCAACGAGCTATTTCTGGACGGTGCGAACCGCGAGGACGACATCCGCCAGATGCGGATTTCGAATTCCGTGAGCGAGGTATCGGTCATCCCGCAGGTGCGCCACGCCCTGGTGGCCCAGCAGCAGCGCATGGGCCGCAAGCGCGGCGTGGTGATGGATGGCCGCGACATTGGTACCACCGTGTTCCCTGATGCCGAGGTGAAGGTTTTTATGACCGCTGATATGGAGCTGCGCGCCCGTCGCCGCCAAATGGAGCTAGCCGACAAAGACGAGCACGTGCCCCTGGCCGACATCATCGACAACCTGCGCAAGCGCGACCACATCGACTCGACCCGCGCCGAAAGCCCCCTGCGCCGCGCCACCGACGCCGTGCTGCTCGACACGACTCACATCACCATCAGCGAGCAGGTCGATTTCGTGATTGACCAGGTATTCTCGGCCCTGTTTGCGGCCAGCCGGGGGTAG
- a CDS encoding O-acetyl-ADP-ribose deacetylase — protein sequence MPTLPDLTARIRLVQGDITRQPVAAIVNAANSSLLGGGGVDGAIHSAGGAKILEECQQIRATRYPQGLPAGEAVITSGGRLPAAHVIHTVGPEWNSGHKGEPELLASCYRNSLRLATENNLKTLAFPGISTGIYGYPKPAAAAVAVREVRQWLGTHTVPTTVTFVVFDDESRRIYEQALAEI from the coding sequence GTGCCTACTCTTCCCGACCTTACCGCCCGCATTCGCCTCGTGCAGGGCGACATCACCCGCCAGCCCGTAGCGGCCATCGTCAACGCTGCCAACTCCAGCCTGCTCGGCGGTGGCGGGGTCGACGGCGCCATTCACAGCGCCGGGGGGGCCAAAATTCTGGAAGAGTGCCAACAGATTCGGGCCACGCGGTACCCGCAAGGCTTGCCTGCCGGTGAAGCCGTAATCACTAGCGGGGGACGGCTGCCAGCAGCGCACGTCATCCATACAGTGGGCCCTGAATGGAACAGCGGCCACAAGGGCGAGCCCGAACTATTGGCCAGCTGCTACCGCAACAGCCTACGCCTGGCCACTGAGAATAACCTGAAAACCCTGGCTTTCCCGGGCATTAGCACCGGCATTTACGGCTATCCCAAACCCGCGGCGGCGGCCGTAGCCGTACGCGAGGTGCGGCAGTGGCTGGGGACCCACACGGTACCGACCACGGTCACGTTCGTGGTGTTTGACGATGAGAGCCGGCGGATTTACGAGCAAGCGCTAGCTGAGATTTAG
- a CDS encoding 4-hydroxy-3-methylbut-2-enyl diphosphate reductase, with translation MQVTIDKNSGYCFGVEFAIQMAEDELAHEETLYCLGDIVHNRMEVERLHQRGLCIIDREQLADLHDCKVLIRAHGEPPETYALALRNNLELIDASCPVVLKLQNRVKHAFDLSQRQDGQIVIYGQPGHAEVAGLTGQTGNRAIIVMTEADLDQIDFARPVTLFSQTTKSTAGFYKMKGLIEARIAAAGGALESFDANDSICRQVSNREPQLAKFATLHDVIIFVSGRKSSNGKALFSVVQQFNARSYFVENETELEDEWFAGAQSVGICGATSTPLWLMQQVQARIEAVGELV, from the coding sequence ATGCAAGTCACGATTGATAAGAATTCCGGTTATTGTTTCGGCGTCGAGTTTGCCATTCAGATGGCCGAGGACGAATTGGCGCACGAGGAAACCTTGTACTGCCTCGGCGACATTGTGCACAACCGCATGGAGGTGGAGCGCCTGCACCAGCGCGGCCTGTGTATTATCGACCGTGAGCAACTGGCTGATCTGCACGACTGTAAGGTGCTCATCCGAGCCCACGGCGAGCCGCCCGAAACCTACGCGCTGGCTCTGCGCAACAACCTGGAGCTCATCGACGCCTCGTGCCCGGTGGTACTCAAGCTGCAAAACCGCGTCAAGCACGCCTTCGACCTGAGCCAGCGCCAGGACGGCCAGATTGTGATTTACGGCCAGCCTGGCCACGCCGAGGTGGCTGGGCTCACGGGCCAAACCGGCAACCGCGCCATCATCGTGATGACGGAGGCCGACCTCGACCAGATTGACTTCGCCCGGCCCGTCACGCTTTTCAGCCAAACCACCAAGAGCACGGCCGGTTTCTACAAAATGAAGGGCCTGATAGAGGCCCGCATCGCCGCCGCCGGTGGGGCCTTGGAAAGCTTCGACGCCAACGACAGCATTTGCCGGCAGGTGAGTAACCGCGAGCCGCAGCTGGCCAAATTCGCCACGCTCCACGACGTCATCATTTTCGTGAGCGGCCGCAAAAGCTCCAACGGCAAGGCCCTGTTTTCGGTAGTGCAGCAGTTCAACGCACGCAGCTACTTTGTCGAAAACGAGACTGAGCTGGAGGACGAGTGGTTTGCCGGTGCCCAATCGGTGGGCATCTGCGGCGCCACCAGCACCCCGCTCTGGCTGATGCAGCAAGTGCAGGCGCGCATCGAAGCCGTGGGCGAGCTGGTATAG